The DNA segment GTGTGTATAGTCTCATAGCTGCCTGCGCATCCTGAATCTGAAAGACAATGAAACAAGCCGCAGGTTAAAGAAAGAAAGCAGAAGTTGCCGTAGGATCATTGTTAATGGTAGTCACATCCTCTCATCCATTTTATTCCCCAAATAAAAGTAAACCTTTTAAATTTCACTTGATGTTTCTCTTGATGCTGAAATAACTCATGTAAGAGAACACATAATTTAGCTGATGGGAAATTTCCATATGGTTAGTGTTCATGAAAATAGGTGATTAATGCTATTGGTATGAGGCAGGTAAGGACGGTACAAGCTTTCCTCAGACTGGTATTGCACATCGATATGCTGAGTAAAGATTATCAAATCTCATGAGTACAGAGACGACAATGAGGTTATCCTTCTACTAGGGTCCCAGAGCCTAAAACCCAATGCACTGTTGATCCACCCATCAATACATTTTCCCCAGGGGTTTACGTACTGAACAGTGCTCCGATGTCTGCACTTTCAcattcagcagtttctcacaaAGCAGTTTTAGAGATGGACGTCCACTCTAGAGGCAAAAACAAGAGAATCACAGAGTTGTTACGCCAACAATGAAATTAAATAGTATCTCCTCCGTTGCATGAAGGACCCGATTACTCAAGCTAAATCCTGCAGTAAGGTTTTAGTTTAAGAAAACCCATTAAACCATAGTGTGTCTTAGTTTCTACAGATGAATTGGTGAGACAGATGCCATTTGTCAGGTCGCTGAGAGATCTATTCAAACCTCCACTCTTGTAAATCCCTTCAGCATTATAAGAATGACATAGACAGTGATATCACTTACAGCAGCACATATGACTATAGCCTCATCAACCATGGCTTTGTAAAGCTTTTAGtaagagggagaaaggaaaaattGGGTgtcttgttttgaaatttaaaatatCACCTGTCACTTCAAAGGTAAACCTTTTGGATCTGCTTGACAGATGTTTCCAGTCAGGAAGGTGAGCTAACAATATCACAAAATAGAAGAACCCACTGTTTTCTATATACAGATCCATATTATCTTATCTGACTGCCCAGAAAGATGATAGAAAGACCCACATTCCTGTTTTGAGTTCCAGGAAATGGGAAAAGCCAATGAATTTGCTCTGCATGGGTATTACTGGTAATCTTGATTGGCAGTAAGTTACTTAGTACTTTACACATTCCAAACACTGTATAATAGGCTTGTCAgaattcagttttttaaaataatttttaataataCAAATCAGTGTTTAGGTTaagcttttaaaatttttttatacatttaaattttaacagttgcaggaaattatgggggatcagacaattatttaatgaccgtacatactgagattcaaaaaagttataactttataaccattaaaacacaaattgtcactatcacatgtcaaaatatgcaaCGTAAATACAGGGGAGTCGCATCTTACAtgggggttaggttctgaagtcagcgCGTAAGGTGAAAATCGTGTATAGTCAAAcgctcattgagtggaatggcgggcagaatcgcccgcactacaggtacagtatttaaattgttgtttttctcttttttgttttgttttgctacgTGCGTATAGTTAAATGCGCCtatgatgcgactccactgtatccttaaatcaaactctaaagttcttaaacagcatttttcttcctttgcttatctgtaaatttcagttattgatgcaaatattttttcagtttgtacAGTGAAATCGAAGTTTACTGCTATTTACTGAAAAAATTTAATCCTTCCAAACCTATGTCTAAATACATTAAACTAGCTAACTTTCATAAATGGCAGTGCGTCAGATGCCCTCATTTTACAAAAAGACAGTTAAAGCAGagaggtgaagggacttgcccaagctcgTACAAAgcgtcagtggcagaaccaggactgGAGACTAAACGTGCCGGGGGGAATCATTCCTCTAGATCTTGTTTCCTTGCACTAGCACTAAATGTTAGTGAATCAAGAGACTATTTTCTGCACGTTTCTTACTTTGACTTCCTTTCTGAAAGGTTTGTATCTTTGTGTGTCCCGAATTTTCTTTTTAGGATGATCAAGAAACAGGatctgaaagaaaaatatttccattgtaaAGAATGCAGTACAGTAGCAGGATACTTTATGCAGCCGAATGCACCACTCCCATCGATTCAAAGGACAGTTCACAACATGAACAAGTAAGATTGCCGGTGTTAGGACATCCTCAGTATCCAAGAGTAAGAGCCCCAACCAATTTGCATAACGTGGCTCAGATGGGCGCCATCTTTGGGAGGTGCTGCCTGTGGAGCTTGTATGCCCCAGCCTAGAATACTCCAGTCTGATGCAAGTGGCCGAGTGTCTCTGTATTAATGATGCCACTGGCCTCACTGTAGAACTTCACAGAGTGTGTGCTTTGGCCTTCCCTAATATGCAAATAACTTGATCAACTTGCTGATTCCTAGACTAGAAGAAATATTAAAACGATATAAAATGTGCCATGAGAGCTTTAATGTCCATATAGAGAGCAGATAAAAACAGAAGATCCTAAGGTCTCATCTGAAAGACTCAGTCATCGGATAGCTGAATGATGCTGTACTTTAACCTGCTCTGGAATGACAAAAGACTGAATGGACCCAGCTGCAATCGGAACCTATGGTTCCAGAGTGGAGGTGTTTTAACCTGATGCTTCAGCTAACATTCTGGGGTGACAAGTCAGTCGCTGAAGACAGGGGCTTCAAAGCAATAAATATCTAACCACGTACCTTTAAGTCATTGTGGACAGCATGCCCAACTAAAATCCTTCCTTTCAAGATGTCAGCCACCTCCTTCTGAACATTTTTAAACTCCGCTCCTAAAAATGCAACACATTTTCAGTAAGAGACAAGACAAAGCGCAAGTTGTGAGACAGCATTAGAAAGTGGAGCATTTTACGTGGTAGGCACTTCCTTGGGACCCAAGGTACTGGAGAATGCAGAATTCTTGTACACAGTAATCCTCAGTTTGCTCATAACTACAGACTCAAAGATGGCAGAACAGGCACACACGTGAACAAAAATAGCAGTCAATTGAGAAACAGACTTCTACTTATTGGCCTAAGACCACCCTTGCATTTTTGTAGGCAATGATTACAGAAGTTACACTCTACTGGGGCAATAATGATCACTCTGCAAGAAAGTGTCAAATGTATTTTGATTCATGATCTATTGTAGAGTTCCCTTTCATTTAGATATTTTAGGTTGTGCTGAGATTGCGATTGTTTTATTTCCTACACAAAAATAGAATTAAACAGGCCCAAAAATAGCTTAGCAGTAACTCAGTCAGGGATGTTTCTGTGGTGCTCATCTGGATCCTCTCCCTTAAGGAATGTGCTAGGAAAGATCACTCACCTTTCTTTATGTCCTTGGGCCGTATGCCGCTAACAGCTGTCCTGTAATCGGTCACTTTTTCTGTAGGCTTGACATATTTGTCATAAATACACTTTCCAAATTGGTTCACAATGGATACACGAGCCAGGATGCTGTCTTCACCCTCGGGCCCCACTCCCACCATCTCACAGTCCATGGCTACAGCTTTTGTCAGCCTAAAAGAGGATACCAGAGTTAGAAAGCCTTTGCTGTGATCATATACTTCTAGATGTACAAGTTAGTCACCAGTTAAAACAAATGGGGCACTTAACATCTCAGAGTAGTTTCAGtctgtttgcagactcaggaagacatcaGTTTACACTCTGTTTATGTTTGGAAGCCACGGATGTAAGAAAGAGAAAATGTCTGACACCtctatatactgtatatacaCTTTACGTTAGAAATACAACCTACCCCGCAAAAGCCTTTTCTTTAACCAGCACCTGTTCCATAGACAGTTGTGATTTGCCTTCAATTCCCATATTTCTTCTAGCAACTTTTGCTGCTTCAGGTCCAATTGCTGCTTCAATATCCTCTGGATCTACACCATCAAACCAGATGTCGGCCCTGCCAGGCAAAGATAAAATTACACTGTAACATTGTTAAAAAATGTACTGTCTAAAAGGCCGGTTTATCTTTGACCGTTTGGCTAAGCCTGATGTTTATGAAAACAAGGAGTCGTCAGCGAATTAGTCTAAATCAGTGCCAACTAGTCCAAGAGTCAGATGCTGCAGACCACGTAGTTTTACTCAATCATAGGACTTGGCTAGCCGGGAGAGTGTGGAATTCTTTGTACTATAATCTTATACTGTGTTTCTCAGGGTACACGATATAAGATTAGAAGTATCTGTGTCTGAACTTCTGTCCAGCCAAACACCCAATCTATTCCCCTGTCCATTCTGCCTCTTCAGGTACCAGTGATTCCTTAGTTCCCAGGTCTAAATCTGCTGGTCACCAGGTGCTCTTCCACCAGTCTTTTCCTCTCCTTCAGCATTTCACTAGAGCTCTTTCGAGACTgcaggttttctttttttattcatgTCCAGGGCCAAGATTTGTGGATTTCTTTTCCCTAAAGCTTTTAATTTATGATAGCTTGGGATGTCTGTATGAACAGGCACCTCCAAAACAGGGTTATGGTACAGAAATCTGTCTGTTCAggtgggaagggaagagaaacaTCATATACTGTAATAGATGAGATGCAGGTTTCATTTTCAATCCATGTCTCTTATTCCCTGGGTAGATAAAGTAGGAAGTGCTATTCAGGCAAAGCACTGGCAAAGTGCAAAATATCTTGCATTGCCAAATAGCTGCCTCCTCTGGCCATTAAGCAATGGTTCTAACACCCCTGAAAGCAGTGTACCTTGCGTGtgcactgccccccccgccccatgtctGTGTCcttgccccagagctggggctctgggaggggcaggagggatgtggaCAGGGGTAACAGGGCTGAGACTGGGGCCacagctcagggcaggagcagagctgggtggcgttccctccctgccccccatggcctgGGTTGcagtcatgccccccccccctccatgtggggtgtgtgccccacagtttgggaacctctgctctAAGGAGAACCATGTAGTGTCCATGAAGATAGCTGCAGTAACTTACAGCCTGTACAGTAGGGAAGAGGTGAAATTTTAAGAGGAGGTGGTATAAGGAACAAAGAGGATCTTCCTCCTTTGAGAAAAAGCACAGCGTTGTATCACCCTCTGTCCAAAATTAATCAACTGCAATTAGAATAGTTACAGCCACCTACATATGTAAACATGAGGCCTGAAATACTCACTCTGTCAGCGGCTGCTCCGTGTGCTCTTCAGCTTTCCTCCTCTTATGTTTTATGTCACCTTGTTCCTTCTCAATATTGCCATTTTTTCTtttgtgctcctttctgtttCCCTTGCCATCACTCGAAGTCTTGGCAGGTGCAGTTCTCTCCGATTTCGGGATAGCCAAAGGAACACAAACTTTGGCAGGATCACTGTCCATCTTGTTTACAGATTTGAATGTTCCCATATTCCCACTTCCATTTATAGCTGGAATTCCTTTGACGTTTCCCTTTTTGGTTGTGTGCTTCTTGGAATATGTTTGGGATACAGGAAGGGACTTATCCAAGCTGGTGGCCTTTTGTTTCAGCAGCTAATATGACCCAAAGAAACCCCACAGAATTTACTATAGCATTAAACTTTGAAGTTTCCCATTCCACCTCGCCCCACCCTTCACATTCTCTCTTGTGACTTTACTGCTCGATTTCCATGCATGTCCAACCCTAGAGCTGGAAGTTCTACATGTACTTACAATAAGGTACAAATGTAGGCAATAGCAATGCAAGATTCCCCCATACCGAGCCCCACCATTTCAAGGGGTGAAAGATTAGCTCATTCTCCGTGGTCCATTAAGTCACTGATCTCTCTGCTGAGATTACTAAGAAAGGGGCCAAGAAATGCCAACAATTTTAGTGATGTGGACACCTATCTATTATTAAGAACTGGACAAGTTTTTCTTGTACAATGAAAACTGCAGTTTTCAGTCAATTTCAAATTGAATCTTTAAGCTTCCTTACGTACTCCTCTTCCTCAATTGTGCCTACAATAGGTTAATATCGATAACCGTACTATTATAATTCTCAAATCAGaccagaaggaaagaggctgtGAAATTTACTAGTTCCCCATGGACCAAGGTATTACAGATACTTATTTCCACTTCTGGATAATTCCATAATTTGACTACTGAACCAGCAAAGCATTTTTTGTTTCAAGAGTTAACAGCAAACTTTATTTGCATAAAACATGCTGTGACCTCTTAGTCAAAACACCCCCTCAACATTTCATGTCTTTATATACAGTACTTAAGTCTACAATTCAAAAGAAAGACGACGCACTGAGCCGACATCTGTGGGGATCTTAAATACTCAATCCCCCTTGCAGATCTGCACTAGAACGTAACTGATTATGGGTTACCCCACTGGGGCATGGTACTAAAATCTTGGATGTCACTGACCTCTTGCAGGGTCTTCCAGTTAGAGGAGAACTCCTGAGGAGCTTTTGGGGGCAGCACTCCCACAACGCTGGTgtccttttgttttttctttccgaTCTGCTTGACTTTGTTTTTccacaatatttttttcttgttcttcCTGTGCTGTTTTTTCTGAGTCTCAGGTTTAACGGTGGGGATGCTTGTTGAAGCTTTTGACTCTTTGGTCTTTATTTTAGCCATTCTGTCATCAGAAATCAATCACGCTTCGAAAGCAACAGCCATTTCTGTCAACAGGATGTATAAATCATACGTtataggaatatatatatatatatatttaatttgtttGCCACACCAGCTAATGCTTATAAAAGGTATGGGTGAAATAAGCCTGGATGCAGGCAGTCTCTGTTTATCCCAGAAGAGACACAACATTGGCTTTGCCCTTAGTCTGCAGGGAAGTCGGTGTATTACAAGGTGtttacagcaaagaatcctgtggcaccttatagactaacagacgttttgcagcatgagctttcgtgggtgaatgcccactttgtcggatgcaagagtggaaatttccaggggcatttacccacgaaagctcatgctgcaaaacgtctgttagtctataaggtgccacaggattctttgctgcttttacagaaccagactaacacggctacccctctgatacaaggtgTTTACAGACATACACAGCAAGGGACGTGaccctttgctttgctttgcatTCACCCCCACAGCAAACCCTTGATAACCACACTCTGGATTTTAAGGACGGTTTAGGTGTGATCACTTCCCTGTGGTTTCCATGCAGCTAAGCCGCCTAtgccacccccccctccccccatagccaGGGCttgccagccccagccacagagcctgtcccccccctccctcccggaagtGCCAGCCTCAGCCTGGCACCGCCCCCCCAGCAAGCCCCGCAGACCCCCGCCACTCACTGCCCGCTCGCGCTGCACCGCCGGGAGCCCGGCCCACGTGCGCGTGCAGCGCCTCCACCTCCGCCCCGCGACTCCCAGCGGCGCCCGGAAACCGCTCCGAACGGCCGCCGGCGGGAAACACGCACCGCGCCGCCTCGGGCCCCCCCGGGACGGGGACACGGGGCTGCAGAGCGCGCTGGGGAATGGTACCGGAGGTGGTTGGGCGCGGCTGGGGGATCACCCTGGGGTGCACCGGGGCATGGGAACTGcgaatggggggggggtgcacgggGGATATGGGGATCTCTGTTGGGGTGCACCGGGGCATGGGAACTGCTGGGGGGGTGCACGGGGGATATGGGGATCTCTGTTGGGGTGCACCGGGGCATGGGAACTGCTGGGGGGGTGCACGGGGGATATGGGGATCACCCTGGGGTGCACCGGGGCATGGGaactgctgggggggggtgcaCGGGGGATATGGGGATCACTGTTGGGGTGCACCGGGGCATGGGAACTGCTGGGGGGGTGCACCGGGGATATGGGGATCACCCTGGGGTGCACCGGGGCATGGGAACTGCTGGGGGGGGTGCACGGGGGATATGGGGATCTCTGTTGGGGTGCACCGGGGCATGGGAACTGCTGGGGGGGTGCACGGGGGATATGGGGATCTCTGTTGGGGTGCACCGGGGCATGGGAACTGCTGGGGGGGGTGCACGGGGGATATGGGGATCACCCTGGGGTGCACCGGGGCATGGGAACTGCTGGGGGGGTGCACGGGGGATATGGGGATCTCTGTTGGGGTGCACCGGGGCATGGGaactgctgggggggggtgcaCGGGGGATATGGGGATCACCCTGGGGTGCACCGGGGCATGGGAACTgctgggggggtgcatgggggataTGGGGATATCTGTTGGGGTGCACCGGGGCATGGGAACTGCTGGGGGGGTGCACGGGGGATATGGGGATATCTGTTGGGGTGCACCGGGGCATGGGAACTGCTAATGGGGGTGCACGGGGGATATGGGGACTGCTATGGGGAGTGCACCATGATTTGGGGACTGCAATGGGGGTACACCTGAGCATATGGGGCACTACCattagggtgcactggggtgtGGGGACTGCAGTGGGGCTGAAAATGGGTTTGAGGGGGTCCTCTggggggtgtgtatgtgtgtgtgcgcgcaatgGAGAGGGAGCACAGCAGGGTGACTAGGGGGTGCACAGAAGGGGGAAGACTAGTTGGGGTTCAGCCCAAAGAAGAGGGGTCTGGCATTAGGGACACAGCACTAGCCCCCGTAACATCCTTGGCAGGTAGCACAGACACATTTTGCAGTGGTCCTGCTCTAGAGCAGAGAGGGGCAAACTACGGCcagcgggaccgtcctgcccggcccttgagctcccagccggggaggctagccccagcccctcccccgcagccacgccaCTGCGCAGGCAGCACGGCTTGTGCCCGCAcacctcccaggctttccaataagccagtcCTGCCGCTCTGAGCGGCGTggtaaaggggcgggggggggggttgggaaaggggcaggaggtcctggaggggcagtcgggggacagggagctgttgggtggggcagaggtggggggcagtcaggagacagtaGGAGGTGGGaacctgggaggggggcaggggactaGGAGCAGGGTAAGGTACAGCCTTTCGCAACTCCaatgtggccctcaagccaaaaagtttgcccactcctgctctagAGAGTGTTTTGGGTAGGACGCACCTGGGAGTCCTGATAAGCCTATACAACATTCTACCATTTTGGAAAAACGTTGTCATGTGGCATCGAAATACCATTGGCCTGTAAAACCATATGTTAGTGTAATGATGTTTCACAAATCTTCCCCACCCCAACGTGACTTGATGACTCGTAAACTGGATTTTGCAAGCACCCGTGAAAATTATTGTTAAGTGTAGAAATAGGCAGAATCACCCTGTGAAAATTGACATTTCCTCAGAAAAGCGTGTGTCTGCGCGGGTGGGCGGGCAACccaacaaagaatataggccatacttacaggatggagaaCTCTatactgggaagcagtgactctgaaaaagatttaggggttgtggtggataatcactGAACACGAACTCTAAGTGCAACTTTATGGCCAAAGAtgctaatgcgatccttggatcCATAAAatggaatcttgagtaggaatagTGAGGTTATTTTtcctctgcatttggcactggtgcaaccattgCTGATATACCAGTTCCAGTTccagtgtccacagttcaagaaagagattgataaattggaggggtttcaaagaagagccatgagaatgattaaaggattagaaaacctgccttatagtgatagactccaggagctcaatctagtttaacaaagagaatggcaagggtgacttgattacagtctatgagtacctacatggggaacaaatatttaataatgggctcttcaacctAGCAGACAAAGATAGAACACAATCTAATGCCtgaaagttgaaactagacaaattcagacaggcaATAAAGAATTTTTAACATAAtaagaataattaaccattggaacaatttaccaagggattctccatcactgacaatttttaaatcaagattgaatgtttttctaaaagatctgctttaggtattattttgggggaagtcctgtggcctgtgttatacaggagttcagactaggtCACAATGGTCTCttgtggccttggaatttatgactCTATATTATTTCActcagaggttcccaaactgtggtctaTGGAACACTTCCTGGTGGTTGGCAGAGAGCTGGCTGCTCACACAGTGCTAACTCTCCTGTCTGTTGTATTAAAGATCACTGAAAATGCAATAAACAAATTCCTAATGTTATTTTTCTATGTaggcaattgctgtagttgccataAGGCTGTTACGTGAGCGTGAATGGGAGGGGATGTGGTCCGATTGATTGTGAACATTGGATGAACATAATCTTTGGCATTTAGTTTCTGGCAGTGTATATAAACATAAACCTGAAGGAGGGGAAAAGCCAGTGCGAGggcccagggttttttttttttttataaagtctATTTCATGTTTAGGATAATGAGGATGCCTGTAGCAAGCTgtgttctctgtgcctttgtgacCCTCCAAAGTGAGATATCAGCCAAAATCACCACATCTGGTGAAAACTGGTGCCAGTATCCATTGCTATTGCCCATGGATTAGGGCTGCAATTTTATAGCTTCATTCAAAAGAACCCCCGCTCCCGCCATCTCTGGCAGGCCATACTCGCCATGGATGGGGCtggagagcagtgctgggcagagaCACTCCAAAActgaagtgtcaataagcatAACTTATTAAAAGCATTTATGGGAATATGGGAAGGGAGTTTTGAAATGTTTCTTTCCTTTTCCGCTGTGACCGTAAATCCAGTGGTGCATATGTCTATTTTTATCAGCAGCTTCTGGCGGTATTATCTTTTTTTTATTACCTTTAGTATAGCCTTGAAGGATGCCCCCTCCACGCCCACAGAATGCCTGGCACTGATGAGGAGGAGGACTGAGGAGGACATGTCTTTGCAaaatcctgcaagccagtgtGCATCGGACCATGAACAAAGGGCTTGGAGATTCAGTGTGACCGACAGCCTGGAGAAAGACAGTGAGGACTGGAAAAAGGTCCTGGAGTCCCACTATGTCAAGGAGCAGGAAATGCACCTGAACATAATGGGTCTTTTTAGGCACCAAACCCAAATGCTGCAAATCCTGGTTGACTGATGGTCCAGAAATCCTGGATTTCCCACCCTTTGCAATCCTTGGAGAACTCCATGTTCACTGCTTCTTATACCCTCAATATTCCATGTGGCATCATGGGATGTAGTCGGAGCCCCTAGCACACCACGCTGGGGGACAGCAAGgaaaaccacagcttcacatataCTGACCCATGAGAACCATGACTGGTGTACGTGTAACCACAACGGGCTACATTTGTTTACTGAAATAGATATAAATGTTTACctcctttttaatttaaattttcaccCTGTTAAGTTTTGTTAAAATTTTGTAGAGTATTGtacagggttttgttttttttttaatacgtaGATTTTCTGCTCTTTTTTTCACTCAAAGTTCTAGTTTTGGAGaatcaaattatttttattagatcACAACAAATATTACAGAATGCATAGCGGTACTTAAAGCACATAGTACTTGTAAATGGACATCAAGCACCACTGAATTCATAGCTTCAGGAAAACACCCAGCCATATTTATAAACGTGCAGCAAGCGAACACAATTCTTAGCAGCACCCAAAGCTCCAGGCTCAACAGAATAGATACCAGCAGGCAAAGACCCACCAATATGTAATGTAGATTGCACAAGACAGACACAAGTCCCTGAAAGAGCCTAGAACACTACTGTAACGGacttaaagtgctctttcaaagcctctccCACTGCATAGCTCTGTGCTGGGCTCTTGGAAGAGCCCTgatgtctggctgttcaaagtcaGCGGAGAGCTCCTCTACCTCCACCCTCCCCCTTGGCGGCAGCTTTTtcccctttgcctcacagatggTGTGCAGAACACAAAAGGCAGTTATAGCCGTTGGGttatttttctcactgaaatcCGTTCTAGTGGGTAAATACCGCTAGCGTTCCTTTAATTTACTAAAAGCACATTCAATtatcattctgcacctgctaagCTGGTAGCTGAATGATTCCTTGATGCTGTTGACGGGGGTGTGTATGGCTtcgtgagcaagggtgggggctGCGTCCCTCAGGATCCCTATTAGCATTTCAGTATTGCCAGTGGTAGTCTGCCCGTCTGGAAACAACATCCTTGGTTGCAGCTTTTTAGAAAGTCCACTGTTCTTAAAGATTGAGCATCATGCATCTTCCCTGACCCGCCCACACTGAGGTTGGCGAAGCATCCCCGATGAGCCACCAACGCTTGCATAACCAGAGAAAAGTagtcctttctgttgatgtactccgtGGCAAGGTGAGCTGGTGCCGAAATAAGGATATGCATGCTGTCTGTTGCCCCACTGCAatttgggaaccccattgctccaatccatccactatgtcctgcacattgctggGAGTCCTTGTGCTGCATAGTAGGgtacgattaatggccctgcatacTTGCCAGACAATGACCCccccactgtggattttccacTGACCGGTTGCAATtcagcattgcaagcttccagtgATTGCTGCTCCCTTCACTAtcaatgcagctctcattctggtgttccTGTGTtggagggctggggcgagctggGCACATGTGCAGGAATGTGAGTGGCCTTTTGcatatgaaagttctgcagccactgcttgttgTCCCAAACTTGCATTACCATGCAATCCCAGCGCTCAGTGCTTGTTTTTCAGGCCCAGAAGTGGCGCTCCACCGTCTGCAGCTGCTTggtgaatgccaccaacaacccTTACATTGTTTTTTACTATGTCCATCAGCAAACTGCCCTTGAAGATATCCTTGTGCTCAGTTACAGTACTTCCACTGGGTCTGCAAATACAGGAGAACCGTGCAGAGACTGCAAAGCACCACAtgggtttgtgggttttttaaaaaacagtatgaAAATTATGGGCTATGGATGGTATTATtggatggagaaagttgcatgctgggaactggaCCCCAAGCTCCCAAAGAGACCTGGGCAATTCATTCCTAAATCACAAAACATTGCAAAAATGTCTCAGAAGGCATTCTATTGGATGGTGGTGCATGGCACCCTGGGATACCTACCTGTGGTGCACCACACTTTGCATCGATGCAAGCAGCCAAGTATACACGTGCCCCAGCT comes from the Mauremys mutica isolate MM-2020 ecotype Southern chromosome 18, ASM2049712v1, whole genome shotgun sequence genome and includes:
- the REXO4 gene encoding RNA exonuclease 4; this translates as MAKIKTKESKASTSIPTVKPETQKKQHRKNKKKILWKNKVKQIGKKKQKDTSVVGVLPPKAPQEFSSNWKTLQELLKQKATSLDKSLPVSQTYSKKHTTKKGNVKGIPAINGSGNMGTFKSVNKMDSDPAKVCVPLAIPKSERTAPAKTSSDGKGNRKEHKRKNGNIEKEQGDIKHKRRKAEEHTEQPLTEADIWFDGVDPEDIEAAIGPEAAKVARRNMGIEGKSQLSMEQVLVKEKAFAGLTKAVAMDCEMVGVGPEGEDSILARVSIVNQFGKCIYDKYVKPTEKVTDYRTAVSGIRPKDIKKGAEFKNVQKEVADILKGRILVGHAVHNDLKILFLDHPKKKIRDTQRYKPFRKEVKSGRPSLKLLCEKLLNVKVQTSEHCSIQDAQAAMRLYTLVKKQWEAAIKAKPKL